A region of the Callithrix jacchus isolate 240 chromosome 10, calJac240_pri, whole genome shotgun sequence genome:
TGAGTCTGCAGCTGGGCTGGATAATCCCTAGGGTCAGCCGGGTGGCTGGGCGAGTCACGTGCCCTTTCACAGTGGCCTTCATGAGTCAACAGCCCAGGAAGTGATGTCAGGTTAGGGAGGTGTAGAGGGGGCAGGGAGGCCTGGAGGGTAAGAGAAGATATTTTGAGGGCAGGCAGGTTCCCCCCACATCACTGCTGGACAATGGTCTGGGGCCAGGAATGGAAAATTCTAGTCTTACTTGGGCCGAAAATAGCATGAGGCATCAGGGCAGGAACCTCACCCTCAAGGTGAGTGGCCTGGGCATTGAGCAGCAAGGCCGGCTGTGCATACCAAGGGGCCAGGCAGTCCAACAGGGTTCCCGAGGTGGGGTCTTGCGCCATCCCTGGTTTGCCCAGGGTCTCCAGTATTCACCCCCACCTGCGCCTGCCACAGGATTAGAAGGTGAATAAGCCCCTCCTGTGTCCTTATGGTCCTATGTCCCAAGAAATCTACAGGCAGTGGTTCAAGGAGAGCTTCCAGGCTCTAGGCAATGGTATTGTCTCCATCCACCATGGTGTCTGGTTTGGGGCAGATGCAGGAGGGTAGGTGGGCAGGACATGAGAAGAATGGTGACCAGGGAACTTGGGCTTGGGGAGGTCCTAGCCTACCCCAACCACAGATGCACACTCAAGGGCCCCCAAAATCATGGGATACAATCCCGCCTCCAGGTCTAAGCAGGGCTGAGAGGGTCAGAGCTCAGCATTCACACTCTCAACCAGCAAAGCTCACCTGGGGAGGGGATCCCTATAAACTGGGATGAGGTTCAGCTTGAGCAGCAGTTGGTAGAAAAGGGAGTGGCTCGGGTCTGCAGGAAAGGCTCAAGGATGGTTTGTAAGAGGCAGTCACTAAGAAAGCTCagaagggccgggtgcagtggctcacacctgtaatcccagcactttgggaggctgaggcaggtggatcatttgagatcaggagtttgagactatcttggccaacatggcaaaaccccatctctattacaaatacaaaaattagctgggcatggtggcacgtgcctgtaattccagctacttgggaggctaaggcaggacaactgcctgaacccaggaggcggaggttgcggtgagccgagatcgtgccattgcacttcagcctgggtaacgagtgaaactccgtctcaaaaaaaaaaaaaaaaatgctcagaagGACATTGGCTACATTAACAGAAGTATAGAACCTAGAATGTGAGAGGTGAATATCTCACACTATTCTGGGCATGTCACCCACATGGCACAGTGCAAAGTAATCATTTGGGTTACAGTCTGTGATGGGTCTCTGTCACATGAGGGCGCTGTGGAGTCAGGCTCCAAATACAACAACCTTTGGGGATGCCTTGGGAGCGTGGGAAGGGTAGAGAGGTCAGAGGCAGGCAGAGTGGGCCCACAAGGAGAGTGGGAGAGGAGCGGGTCCCTGTCCTTCAGATCAAGAGTGAGGCCTGTCAGCTTTGCCCTATCCCTGTTCAAAGGTTAGGGCTGGGCCCTGTCCAGCTGAGCTCCACACATCAGCCCGGAGTGGTCCTGGCTAGACCCAGAACCTATCATGGATGAGACCCATCTTCCCCATGCTAAGTCCTGACCCAGCCTGAGCACCATCCTGCCATGTATCTGGGATTTTCCCAGAAGGAAGAGGATGGATAGGAGGTGGACTGAGTCTCTTTCATATTTACCCCCAATGCAAAGGAATCCTTAGGGTCAGGGCAAGGAGGGAACCCTGACTTGGCCTCCTTGTGACCTAGCTCCAACCCTACCTTCAGCCTAGAGCCAGCTGTCCAGACTGCTTATGGCTCCTGTACACCCTGCCCTCTTGCCCCATGTCTTTGCCTGGGAGGCATCCTGCATGTGGGTGTTCTCCTGGTGAGCTGCTTTTCTCAGAAGCTACAACTCAGGAGTCTCTCCACTCCAGGAACCCTTCCCTGATCCCCAGCTCACAGGCCCAGCCACTCGGCATTATCCAATGATGTGCTAGAGTGACTTGTACCTGCTTGCAAGAACCAATTGTTAAATTTTCGGAAATTTTACAAGGAAGTTGACATCATGTTTATAGTTTGAATTTGGCCATGATAAGAGTTTTTGCACCATGGAAATGGGCAGTTCTACAAAGAAGGGGTTCCCAGTTAAATTGGAGCTCCAGTTAAATGATTTCACATTTATCAGCACAAGACTGGCCATCACCTAAACTGGAAGATCTCAAGGTCTCAGACTGCACCTGACTCTTCTCTGTGCTCGGCACAGAGTCAGACACAGAAGTCAGCTGGCTTTAAAGTGGGGGAtgactggggctgggcacagtggctcacacctgtaatcccagcactttgggaggccaaggcaggtggatcaccaggtcaggagattgagaccaacctagctaacatggtgaaaccccatctctactaaaaatacaaaaaattagccaggcgtcgtggcacacacttgtagtcccaactacttgggaggctgaggcaggagaatcgcttgaactggggaggtggaggttgcagtgagctgatatagcaccactgcactccagcctgggcaacagagcgggactccatctcaaaaaaaaaagagtgggggaTGATCTGGGGTCTGGAGAGAGGATCCCTGATAAGAGACTACTCCTGAGACAGCTAGTCAGAAGGCAGGTGGCAGGAGGGATTGAATTGGAGAAAGGACCCTTTTGTGGCTGGTGAAAGCTTCCTTGCCATATCCTTATCCCCCAACCATACAATAGGGCACAGCTCAGCAGGCAACTCAACCTTTAGTATAAGTTACAGCCTCACACTGGCTCCCAGCCCATGGGAGCCTCCAGATGGGTCTATGACATTAGTCCCCAGATGTTCATCTCTTGGGCTGGGGGTACTCCTCAGAGCTGAGTCCACCTTGGCACCCAGTTCATTCCAGACCACTGCGCGAACTCAGCCCTCACTACTTACCAGGGTTTTCTGGCCAACCTGTGATTTGGCCCCCACCCCAGGTAGCTCAGCTCCAAACTCTGCTATGTGACCTTGGTAAGCCACcttcctctctgggcctgtttctccATTTGACTTGATTAGGCTGAACTCCTACCTAGGTACCTTGGCAGTACAGCCAGCTATTTGCGTGGGAGTCAGGCCGGGGGTGTCACTGACCTTCAACTCTCACCTTTCTTGAAACTTAATTACACCAACTCATACACACAAATAATGACTAGGGGTTATGGGAACAGCTGACTCTGGAGAATATCCTGATCCCCTGTCAAATGACAGTGCACGGGATCATGGCTTCCTTGGTCATCCAGCATGAGTCACTGATGGTCCATATCTGGGGAGACCATGCCCTCTGCACAATTCCTGGTCCCCTACAGCTTCTCAATATAAACCTGCTCAGGCCGGAATGTTCCGCTCCTACAGCCGAATGTCCTTAGTGTTCTCGCTACCAGCTGGCGTGGACTCTGTCCGCCTGGAGTCCTCACTGCTGCCCAACACATCTTCTATCCTCTGCATGTCAGTTCTGTCAGATCTGCGCAGGCCCAGCCTGCGGCGAGCCGgggtggtggggctggggccagtAGGTGGTTTGGTATCTCGGGCAAAACGGACGAGTCTCTGCCCAGCCAGGAAGTAGAGCACGGGGTCAAGGCAACTGTTGGCACTGGCTAGTGGCCGGGTGACCTTGTAGGCCATGTTGATGGCGTTGAGGGTGTGGCAGCTGAGGTCCAGCGAGCGGAAGGAGTAGTAGAGGGTGCGGGTGACGTGGAAGGGCAGGAAGCAGAGGGCAAAGACGGCCAGCACCACGGCGATGGTGCGCACGGACTTGCGCTTGGCCCGAGGCAGGCCGCCCGTGGTCCCGTAGGCTGGCTTTAGCAGCCGCCGAGCCATGAGCACGTAACAGACAAGGATGACGGCAAAGGGCACCGCGAAGAGCAGGCCCAGCATGACTGAGCTGTAGGCCACGAAGCGGCTGAAGAGCTCCGGCGCCGAGGTGTCATGGCAGGTGATGCGGCCTCCGCGAgcgctggtggtgacaaagtagAGCACGGGGGCCTGGCAAGCCAGCACCAACACCCACACGCCCGCAGCCACCCGGCGAGCATAGTGGGCCCGGCCCCAGCGCAGGGAGCGCAGAGGGCGTAAGACTCCCAGGCACCGGTGCACGCTGATGCAGGTGAGGAAGAGGATGCTGCAGTAAAGGTTGGTGTAGAAAAGGAAGCGCACCAGTTTGCAGAGCACGGTGCTGAAGGGCCAGTGGTCGCCGCGGGCGTAATAATAGACCAGCAGCGGCAGGGAGGCCGCATACAGTGCATCAGACACAGCCAGGTGGAACATGTACGTAGTGGAGGCATTCCAGGTCTTGAGGCGGCACAAGAAGATGTAGAGTGCCACGGCGTTCAGACACAGCCCAAGCATGCACACCACGCCATAGGACACAGGCAGCAGCACGTACTTGAAGTCCTCGTTGAAGCGGCACCGGTAGCCCAGCTCATCCCCATCCCAGGTGCCATTGATGGTGCCATTCCAGGGTTCCAGGTCTGCTGCCATAGCcctgaagggaagggaggagtggGGACATCAGAGTTGTGGCCAGAGAGCCTCTAGGGGACCCAACACAACCATCTGTCCAGGACTTTTGTTGCCATCTGACTTGGATCTGGACCCAGAACGTCCAAGCTCTGAAACTTTGAGAATGCATGAGATCTATGAATATTAGGATCACACAATTGTCAAACTTGAGAACAGAGGCAGACAAAGTATAGTCCAAAGGCCAGTTCCAGTCTGCTTTTGTAAATTCagctttattggaacacaaccatACCCGTCTGTTTATaaagagttgagtagttgtgataaAGACCATATGGCATGTGAAGTCTAAAATATTCACTATCTGACCTTTAAAAAAAGTTAGttcaagctgggtgtggtggctcacgcctataatcccagctactcgagaggccaaggcaggagccaGGTGTTCAAGCCCAGTtcaggcaacaaagtgagaccccatctcttcagattttttttttccagttagccaggcatgctggcatgcaccggtagtcccagctacttgcaggctaaggcaggaggatcatttgagcccaggaggttgaggctgcagtgagctgtgatcacaccactgcactcctgaccAGGTCCAGCCCCTGGAAGTGGCTCTAGGAGGGAGGTAGTGAACTCCCTGTTTGTGGGATTATGCAAGTGGCTCTctagcagaggctgcagaaggtCTTGTGCCTGTGTGGAGGTGTGTCTGGGAGGATGGAAAGGGCAGATGAAGTGTGAGTCCTCCTCATCCTGAGAATCTGAGGCCATATAATtccctccattttattttattttatttatttatttttagacagagtcactctgtcgccaaagctggagaacagtggtgcgatctcagcttgctgcaacctccacttcccaggttaaagtgattccagccacatgctaccatgcccagctaatttttgtatttttagtagagatgggatttcaccatgttgtccaggctggtcttgaacttctgacctcaagtgatctgcccacccgtTCTCCCAAAGTATCAGGATTACAGGATTATGGCCTAATTCCCCTAATTTTAGATGCTGGAATCCTGAGGGACTGGGGAACTCTGCAGGGCACGTGACATCCACTCTCATAGATCCAGACTTCCCTTCCAGTCTTGGCTTCACAGCAGCAGTTCAAAGCCCATGAGGTTGAGATTAGGGGTGCTAGGGGGCAAGTGTAAAGGTCCTtcgatttccttcctttttttttctttttgaggcagattctCACTAcatcgcccaggctgaaatgcagtggcgtgatctcttgctcctgagtttaagcaattctcgagtctcagcctcccaagtagctgggattacaggtgtgtgccaccaaacctagctaacttttttgtattttatagtacagatggggttttgccatgttgcccaggctggtcttgaactcctggactcaagtgatccacccacctcggcctcccaaagtgttgggattataggcctgagccacagtgcccagcagtTTCCCTTCTTTCACCAAGACTCCTAGATCTTCTCTGTCTCCTATTGTCAGCAAATGTGCACTCACAAGGAAGGGGGCCTGCACCTTTGTTCCCCCTGCCATGGACACAGATGGCTCCCCAGGGGGAGGAGGCCTGGAGAAGCTTATGTGGTGCCAAGTTAAGAAGGGACAGGTGGAGGCTGGGGCTCTAGCAGGGTCAAGTGGCTGAGACCCGTCTTACCCAGGGTCAGGGCAGTTCCTGCTGCCAGCCTAGTGCCAGGCTCTACCTCTTGTTGCTGGAACCACTGCATTGGCCTttctcctccagccccagccccacccacccaccaaaaTCCAGAGTGGCCTTTGTCAAAGAAAGTATTCTCCTACTTGGAACTCTCCTGGGGCTCCTGCCCTCTCTCAGGAGAAAGCCCAGCACTCAAGTCTGGTACCTGAGATTTTCATAACTGAGCCTCTGCCAACCTCACCCGCCCCAACCCCTATGACCTGCAGTTTCCTGAATGTGCCCAAAGCTCTTGCGTCCCAGCCCTAGTTCCTGCTGCTCCTTCTACCTGGAGTTCATTCATGGCCCTTATCTCCACCTGTTGAACTCATGGCTCTTTATCCTTCAGTGCAGAGAACCCAGTGACTAAGAACCTAAGcactggagccagactgcctctatttcctcagctgtaaaatgggacaaTTACTAGAATCTGCACTATAAGGACTATTGTGAGGGTCCAGTGTTCTGTGTAAAATATCTAGAGTAGAGGCTGCACACAGTAGGCACACGGTGGTGTTATAAGTGCCAAGGTTCAGCTAGCAGTGGCCTTTTCCAGAAACCTTAGGCCACAGTGGAGGTGGGACTGGAGGTCCTGACTGGGGGCTGTGGAGGTGAGTGTGGTGGGCCAGGGGAGTGACACCAAGATTGAAACTGGGGCAGGCCCCAGGCCCTGTGAGAGGAGAGGCCTCGGAGATGTTTTGGAGGCAGGCTCTGGAGGCTGTTCCAGAGCGGTGGGAGAGGAGGAATTTGGTGTCAGTCATGGCAAGTGTGAGGATGGGCGCAGGCTGGGTCCATCAGGTCCGGAGCTTCAGAAGGGCAGCTGAGAGTCGCTTGCTCACAGAAGTTGCAGAAGTAGCAAGGAGAGGCCCCCGTGTGAGATTAAGCAGGGACCACATTCCCTCCCGGGACAGAGTCCCTGCCTGGGGATCAGTAAGCTGAGGTTCGAGTCTAGCTTGGCCACAAAGCACCGGGTGACACCAGGCATTTTCTTCCCTCAGAAGTCTCAGACCCTAATCAAATCCCCAGCCTTGAGAATTGCAGCCACTAAATGCCCCCGGGAGGTCTTCTGCCCCTCTTGGACAGGGAGGGGACTTCCTCCATGATTGAGACACAAACGCCCAGTTTCCCCTCCACACCACTGCTCTGCTGCTGCCCCAGTGCCAAGGCCTGACTTCCCTCCACAGTCACCATCTCATCACCCTGCATGAAGTTTCCTGCTAATCCCTAGTGGTGGAATCTCTGACACTGAGAAGAGGGGTGGAGACTTCCCTGTCTCCCTTGAACTGAGGGAGCTGCCCCTTCCACCTGTTTTAAGACGTCCTGGCCCCCACCCTCCCAGGCCTTCTGGGAACTCCATCACCATGGCCCCGGGCCAGACTCACCCAGCCAGCCCTCTTGCTCTGCAGGCTGGCTGACCAACCTGTGAGTACATCTTTCCtagccccagcccctgccttaGAGGGACAGCCAAGTCCCCAGCCCTCTCCCTTAAGTCTCCCCTCTGCTTCTCCTTACCCTGATGCCCCTGGGTCTAGAGACGGCTCCACCTGACTGTCCAACGCTCACCAGCCCCACTGTGTCCCGGTGGCTGGTCCTGTCCCAAGGACTTCCTAGTCTGAAGGGGAGACCAGAGCCTTGTAAGGGCCCTTCCAGGCTCCTCTGCCTGAGTTCATGCTGTTCTCTCTCACTGGAAAGCCTTCCCAGGACCCACCCACACTGCATTCCATCATCCCAAAGGATCTTCTCATCTCTGAAGCTCTCCCTCCATCATCCCTGGGAATGTTTCTTAGCCCTTTGGTAATTTGTCCTTCCATCCTCTATCCCAACACATTTCAGGTGCTCCTTAAGGGCTGGGTCCATCTGATGCTTTTCTCTGTCCCTATCATCCAGCAGGAGGCCCGACCACAGGAGGTATTATAGGAATGAGAGAATGAATGGACGAATGAATGAAGGAAGCAAGCACAAGAGGCTATGGGGGCCCAGAGGAGGTGCACACAGACACAAGCCCTTCTGCAGCCTCTGCATACTCCTGTAAACAGGGACTCCACTACCTCCCTCCTGCAGCCCCTTTCACCTGAATGGGAATTGCAGCCCATCCCCACTGGTGTAACTTTGATCAAATTACTTTCAAATTACTTGCTTCTCTGAGGGCCTCTCAAGGACAAGAATGCTTAAAGATTTCTTAGCTGCTAACCCTACATATGCAGGGGACAACCCAGCCCCTCTAGGGGTCCTGGCCCACCTGGGACATGCTTATGTCCCTGCTTATGTCTCCTTCAACTGCCTCAGGAGCCCAGGAGACTCTGCCCTTCTCTGGACAGGTCAGGGAAGTGCCAGTGGGAGGGGATTGGACACATGTATTCTGGAGATAGGTCGGCTGTCTGAGGCCTGCCACAGGTTTCTACCTACCTCAGGATCTGTGTCAGTCTGATCAGGATTCTCCACCCACCTTGCTTTATAGGGGCCAGACTTGGGCTGAGCAACTTTCAAATGGCatcttcctcccccaccccactccttgGTAGATATTGCCATAAAGGTTAACCTATTTGTTCAAGATCACACTGCCAGGCATTGGAAAAATTAGGCTTGACACACAGGGCTATCTGGCTTCAAAGCCTAAATTTATCACAGCCTGGGATGAGGGAGCAGGGCACGGCACCTGCCTTCGGATCCCTTGATCTAAGCCAGTTCAGGGCAGACACAGGCACAACGGCACACTCACCTGCCCTCACCTCCCGGTCGgggcacccacccacccacacacacccgTACCTGACCAGCCCCTGCTCTCCAGGTCAGGATGCTCAGAGCCTGCTCGGATTCCTCACTCATGAATGCACACGCCTGGACCGGGCTGCAGGGAACTCTTCGGGAAACAGGAAAAACAGGTCCCCAGGCCTGGGGCCACGCCCAGCCTCCAACATTTTTCTGGGCAGGCCGTGCTGCTGCCCCAAGAAGCTCCTGCAGACACAGGGAGGTGGAGAAAGCTCAGGCTCAGGGTCATGGAAACCCAGCCAGGACAGTCCCCCACAGGGCTGCCTCCTCTGTGGTAACTTTGACCAGAGGCAGGCAGAGAGGCGGCCTGGTGTTTGTTCTGGTCTGAGGGCCTTCTCGGCTCACACCCAAACCCCAGCTCATGTCTTCCAGGGATTGGTTATTCACAGCCTCCTTCCCTGGGCTCCCCTTTCACAGAGCGGTGGTACTGCCTGGGGGAAGGTCTCCCCAATGTCCTGCACAGCTGAGCCAAGCCTTCAAGCCTCCAGGGTCTCTTTCCAAGGTCTTGGTTCTGTGCTTTGGCCCCATAGCAGGAAACGTCAATACCCTCTTTGTCCAGTGTGCATTCTAGTGTACTTCTGCCAACACACTTTTGCCCAAGCAAGGTCTCTAGAGACCCCCTGCTCCCCACTCCTACCTCTAAGCATTCCTCCATAGGTGTTATAAACACACATATGCCACACCTGATCACACACTGGCACAGACGCACCAAGATATGCAGAGGCATGCAGAGTTGAACTCAGGTGTACGTGCAGTGGACACACACAGatgtacacgtgcacacacacacacgcacacacacaaacacacacacacaggaagatGCAGTCTAGACCATCAGGGCCTGAAACAGCATTCAGAAATCTCTTGTGCCAAACCCTGTTtcatagaggaggaaactgaggcgcaGGCCTCACAGTAAGTCAGGGACAGAGCCAAAGCTAGAGCCCAGCCCTCCTGAATTCTGGCCCTGGTTTTTGTCTCACCTTGGAGCCCCCTGCACACACCAAGCACAGGTTGGGGGACAGTTGCGTGGTGGAGGTGACCCTCTGTGTGGGCAGGTCCCACCATCCGCCAGCACCTCAGAACCTCACAGGAGAAATAGGACATAACCctcctgagcttttctttttgCATCATCATTTCCCTAGGATGGAGGAGTGGGCCTGTGACAGCTGAGGCCAGGTCCCCAAGGATGGGGGGATGTGGAAGAGGAGATGGGAGCACTGTAGGAATAGCTTGTGGACCGGCCGTGGGAAATGCCTCTGGGCCGCTGCTTCCTGAGTGCACCTTGCCCGGTGGTCTCAGACTGGTATGGCTAGTGGGCTGGTAGCTCCCCACTGATCTACTCTAGAGGCTGTGACAAGGTGAGGGGTGTCAACCTTTTCACCCACTAGGCCAGGTGCActccctgtctcctcctcctTAGAAAATGCCTTGACTCAATAGGCTGAAGTGGAGAATATCAC
Encoded here:
- the P2RY2 gene encoding P2Y purinoceptor 2: MAADLEPWNGTINGTWDGDELGYRCRFNEDFKYVLLPVSYGVVCMLGLCLNAVALYIFLCRLKTWNASTTYMFHLAVSDALYAASLPLLVYYYARGDHWPFSTVLCKLVRFLFYTNLYCSILFLTCISVHRCLGVLRPLRSLRWGRAHYARRVAAGVWVLVLACQAPVLYFVTTSARGGRITCHDTSAPELFSRFVAYSSVMLGLLFAVPFAVILVCYVLMARRLLKPAYGTTGGLPRAKRKSVRTIAVVLAVFALCFLPFHVTRTLYYSFRSLDLSCHTLNAINMAYKVTRPLASANSCLDPVLYFLAGQRLVRFARDTKPPTGPSPTTPARRRLGLRRSDRTDMQRIEDVLGSSEDSRRTESTPAGSENTKDIRL